A single window of Danio rerio strain Tuebingen ecotype United States chromosome 15, GRCz12tu, whole genome shotgun sequence DNA harbors:
- the arcn1b gene encoding archain 1b — protein MVLLAAAVCTKAGKAIVSRQFVEMTRTRVEGLLAAFPKLMNTGKQHTFVETDSVRYVYQPLEKLYMVLITTKNSNILEDLETLRLFSRVIPEYCRVLEESEISEHCFDLIFAFDEIVALGYRENVNLAQIRTFTEMDSHEEKVFRAVRETQEREAKAEMKRKAKELQRARQDAERAGKKSPGFGGFGSSGMSSITSATIITDTIEPEKPKVAPASVRPSGSSKALKLGAKGKEVDFFVDKLKSEGENIVTTSAGRKASEASKVLQPPVNMESVHLRVEEKISLTCGRDGGLQNMEVLGMITLKVADEKNGRIIIVVNNNDKKGAQLQTHPHVDKKLFTNESLIGLKNQEKSFPLNSDLGVLKWRLQSTDESLIPLTINCWPSESGSGSGCDVNIEYELQDEGLELNDVVITIPVPSGVGAPVVGDLDGQYNHDSRKNILEWSLPVIDEKNKSGSLEFSIDGKPNDFFPINVSFVSKRNFCDIQVAKVTYVEGGSPVKFSSETSFVVDKYEIL, from the exons ATG GTGCTCTTGGCAGCAGCGGTGTGTACTAAGGCGGGGAAAGCCATAGTGTCACGCCAGTTTGTAGAGATGACGCGAACCCGTGTCGAAGGCCTGCTAGCTGCCTTTCCCAAACTGATGAACACAGGCAAGCAGCACACTTTTGTGGAAACAGACAGTGTGCGCTACGTCTACCAGCCTCTGGAGAAACTCTATATGGTTCTGATCACTacaaaaaacagcaacattttgGAGGATTTGGAGACGCTAAGACTTTTCTCCAGAGTG aTCCCTGAATATTGCAGAGTGTTGGAGGAAAGTGAGATCTCGGAGCACTGTTTTGATCTCATATTTGCATTTGATGAGATTGTAGCTCTCGGCTACCGGGAAAACGTCAATCTAGCCCAGATTCGCACTTTTACCGAAATGGACTCGCATGAAGAAAAAGTCTTCAGAGCTGTCAGAGAG ACCCAAGAAAGAGAGGCAAAGGCTGAAATGAAGCGCAAAGCCAAAGAGCTGCAGCGAGCAAGACAAGACGCTGAACGTGCTGGAAAGAAATCACCAGGATTTGGAGGTTTTGGAAGTTCTGGAATGAGCAGCATCACGTCAGCCACCATCATCACAGATACAATAGAACCGGAGAAACCCAAAGTGGCTCCTGCTTCAGTCAG GCCAAGTGGATCCAGTAAAGCACTGAAGCTGGGTGCCAAAGGGAAAGAGGTGGATTTCTTTGTGGACAAGCTGAAGTCAGAAGGAGAAAATATTGTCACGACCAGTGCAGGAAGAAAAGCGTCAGAGGCATCTAAAGTTCTTCAGCCTCCAGTGAATATGGAAAG TGTACATCTGAGGGTGGAGGAGAAGATCTCTCTAACCTGTGGTCGTGATGGTGGACTACAAAACATGGAGGTTCTGGGCATGATAACTCTGAAAGTGGCAGATGAAAAAAATGGCCGCATCATCATAGTCGTCAACAACAATGACAAAAAAGGAGCCCAATTACAG ACTCACCCTCATGTTGATAAAAAGCTTTTCACCAACGAATCTTTGATTGGTCTGAAGAACCAAGAGAAATCCTTCCCTCTCAACAGTGATTTGGGGGTCCTAAAATGGAGATTACAGAGCACAGATGAATCTCTCATTCCTTTAACCA TCAACTGTTGGCCATCAGAGAGTGGAAGTGGAAGCGGCTGTGATGTCAACATTGAGTATGAGCTTCAGGACGAAGGGCTTGAACTTAATGATGTTGTCATCACTATTCCTGTGCC GTCAGGTGTAGGAGCTCCAGTGGTTGGTGATCTGGATGGACAGTATAACCATGACAGCAGGAAAAACATCCTGGAATGGTCACTTCCTGTAATCGACGAGAAGAACAAGAGTGGCAGCCTGGAGTTCAGCATAGATGGCAAACCCAATGACTTCTTCCCAATCAACGTCTCTTTTGTCTCCAAACGCAACTTTTGTGACATTCAG GTTGCAAAGGTAACATATGTAGAAGGAGGTAGCCCAGTCAAATTCTCCTCAGAGACGTCATTTGTTGTGGATAAGTATGAGATCCTGTAA